The following proteins are co-located in the Tissierellales bacterium genome:
- a CDS encoding enoyl-CoA hydratase/isomerase family protein: protein GELLYKSDLVELKKYKDICILYLKNGKQNKVKVPEFIELETLNEIINDYNFIAMIITGTGRYFTSGADIEEFNKYKGRLEDFMEVLNRGKDLLKYIERLPLITIAAINGACFGAGFEIALSCQFRIASKKAFISLPESNIGLMPGMGGNIRLTNLIGKSKAIEFIIKGEMVSADEGLKLGIIDCVVSSGEELPYAIGFIEKLTKEKSMDQIRSIINTINSSLYDPQDLAYKMESGYFTKLVGKSY from the coding sequence TGGTGAACTGTTATACAAAAGTGATTTAGTTGAACTGAAAAAGTATAAGGATATTTGTATTTTATATTTAAAGAACGGGAAGCAAAACAAAGTAAAGGTACCTGAATTTATTGAACTTGAAACACTTAACGAAATAATTAATGATTATAATTTTATAGCAATGATAATAACAGGAACTGGTAGGTATTTTACATCGGGAGCTGATATTGAGGAGTTTAATAAGTACAAAGGTAGATTAGAAGATTTCATGGAAGTATTGAATAGGGGAAAGGATTTACTTAAATATATAGAAAGATTGCCCTTAATAACGATAGCAGCCATAAATGGAGCATGTTTTGGTGCAGGGTTTGAAATAGCTTTAAGTTGTCAATTTAGAATAGCTTCAAAAAAAGCTTTTATTTCTTTACCTGAATCGAATATAGGTTTAATGCCAGGTATGGGAGGAAATATAAGATTGACAAACTTAATTGGAAAATCCAAGGCAATTGAATTCATAATAAAAGGTGAAATGGTAAGTGCTGATGAAGGACTAAAGTTGGGAATCATAGATTGTGTAGTTTCTTCGGGAGAGGAACTTCCCTATGCTATAGGTTTTATCGAAAAGTTAACAAAGGAAAAATCTATGGATCAGATTAGAAGTATTATAAATACCATAAATTCAAGTCTGTATGACCCTCAGGATTTGGCATATAAAATGGAAAGTGGATACTTTACTAAATTAGTAGGGAAATCCTACTAG
- a CDS encoding thioesterase family protein gives MITRYDLKVRGYELDSFGHVNNSVYFNYLEEARWQMFNNSAIASYLIKNELFPAVIESKIKYIRELKAFVDIYIMTEWSYSGIYIVAKHKIYLTDGDILCTKATVKMILLSNDRVIYDIPDELKKELSMQG, from the coding sequence ATGATTACAAGATATGATTTAAAAGTCCGTGGTTATGAGTTAGATTCTTTTGGTCACGTAAATAATTCAGTTTACTTCAATTATCTTGAAGAGGCTAGATGGCAGATGTTTAATAACTCTGCTATCGCTTCTTATCTAATAAAGAATGAATTATTTCCCGCTGTAATAGAATCGAAAATAAAGTATATAAGGGAACTAAAAGCTTTTGTAGATATTTATATAATGACAGAATGGAGTTATTCAGGTATCTATATTGTTGCAAAACATAAAATATACTTAACTGATGGTGATATTTTATGTACAAAAGCGACTGTGAAAATGATTTTATTGTCAAATGATAGGGTTATCTACGATATTCCTGATGAATTGAAGAAAGAATTAAGTATGCAGGGGTGA
- a CDS encoding enoyl-CoA hydratase/isomerase family protein: protein MDIALTNLSFSINEKVGMLTLKGPKGNQMTNNLINDLIEVFSEYVFPSDIHGLIIKGHGRHFSSGADVDELIDKVIDNSIIEGGKVLSYPNWFIKNKSIFCGINKMKIPVITAVKGFCIGSGLELALSGHIRICAEGSIIGFPESTFGLLPGATGTYRAFEILGLGNAVTMVLDGQLISSELAIEKGLFHKSCPKKEVFNYCEDLMDFILEKDELYNLEKVGEYLIEFDTLGRVNGN, encoded by the coding sequence ATGGATATAGCTTTAACTAATTTGAGTTTTAGTATCAATGAAAAAGTAGGTATGTTAACTCTTAAAGGGCCTAAAGGTAATCAGATGACAAATAATTTAATAAATGATCTCATAGAGGTTTTTTCAGAGTATGTATTTCCTTCTGATATCCATGGGCTAATAATAAAAGGACATGGAAGACATTTTAGTTCAGGGGCAGATGTAGATGAATTAATAGATAAAGTAATTGACAATTCTATAATAGAAGGTGGAAAAGTTTTGTCCTATCCTAATTGGTTTATAAAAAATAAATCTATATTTTGTGGGATAAATAAGATGAAAATACCTGTAATAACAGCTGTTAAAGGATTCTGTATAGGGTCTGGGCTTGAGTTGGCACTTTCCGGACATATAAGAATTTGTGCTGAAGGAAGTATTATTGGGTTTCCAGAATCAACTTTTGGTCTCCTACCTGGCGCTACAGGAACATATAGGGCTTTTGAGATACTTGGTCTTGGAAATGCAGTAACTATGGTTTTGGATGGTCAACTGATATCTTCGGAATTAGCTATAGAGAAGGGGCTGTTCCACAAAAGCTGTCCTAAAAAAGAAGTATTTAATTATTGTGAGGATCTTATGGATTTTATATTAGAGAAAGATGAGTTGTATAATCTGGAAAAGGTAGGAGAATATTTAATTGAATTTGATACATTAGGAAGGGTGAATGGTAATTGA